CGAAAATAATCCTGAAGCCGACGGCAGGAAATTGCACGACGAATCCTCCGACCAAACAGTTTATTTTGAAGATTTCCTTTCTAAAAATAACCTCATTACCTGCACAGTGATGTTTCGCAATATCCCGTTGCAATATCCTGAAATTTTCATGAACCTGACCTTTGGGGATTGGTTTACTTATGTAATGCTTTTAAAAGAATCCGGGCTGAGGGCCTACAAATCAGCACAGGTGCTTTCCACCTACAGGTTATTGCAAAACAGTGTCATGACCAGCCTTAGCCAGGCAAATTACTTTAAAAAGCACATATTGCAGATTAAGGCGATCCATCAGTATACCGGAAGGCCTCTTGCCCCAAAAGAAAAAGAAAAGCTTAATGATTATTATTACAGCTGCTTTAAAGTCCTGATGGAAGAAAAAAAAATTTCCACGGCGATATTGTCCCTGGCCGACAACATAAAAACGGTACGTTTTAGCTTTCCATACAGGCAATATGCCGGATATCTTAAACTGAGACTGTTTTCAAAATCACCATTAACCTGAATCATGAAAGTAGTACACATATGCACCAACTATAAAGGCGGGGCAGGGAAGGCTGCATTCAGGATGCACAATGCGCTTTTGGCTGCAAACATTGATTCGGTTTTTATGTCTTTTGGTGAAAAACCACTTACGGACATTAACGGGAACCATACCATATTGCTCAACCCACACCATACATTATGGACCCGTTTAGTGTCGAAAATCAGGAAGAAATCCGGATGGTATCATCCTTTTGAAAAACAATTGCGCAGCCTGAGGCATGAGTTGGAATATACAATGGTGTCATTACCCGTAAAAGGAATTTCCCTAAATCATATTAAGGAAATAAAGGAAGCCGATATCATTCATCTTCACGCAGTCCAGAACCTGATCGATTACGGACGGTTTTTCAAAAACCTGAAAAAACCGTTGGCCTGGACCTTACATGACATTAATCCCATTGCCGGGATGTTTCATCTTCGCACGGATGAAGCCCATAATCGTTTAAAGGCCGGCATACTCGATGAAGAAGTACGCAGGTATAAATCAGGAATACTCAGGGATTTACAAAATGCAGCCATCGTCGCACCTTCCCAATGGCTTTGTGACGAGGTGGAAAAAAGGAACGTTTTTGGAAGTATTTCCCTGTATGAGATACCAAATGCTGTTCCGGAAATTTATTTCAGGCGCCAGGACCGGACCCGTTTAAAGCAACAATATAAATTAAATCAATCCCACACCCACATCTTATATGTAGTTTCAGATTTTGCGGATAAAAACAAAGGGCTTGATCTTTTAATTAATGCCTTACAATCGATTGATACATCAGACATATGCTTACTACTGGTAGGTAGCGGAGACAGGGCTGTATTTGAAACATTCAGATTTTTTGATTTCGGATATATCAATGATGATGAAGAAATGGCAAATATTTATAATTTAGCCGATATTTTTGTTTTGCCAAGCCGCGACGAAAACCTTCCTAATGTGCTTTTAGAATCATTGGCCTGCGGAACTCCTGTGGTTTCGTTCCCTGTCGGAGGAATGCAGCAGTATATCAAAAATGGAATTAACGGAGAAACTGCTGAAGAGATTAGCGGTAGCGCTTTAGCAAAAGCATTGACAAAGGCTGTCCAGAACATCCATCTTTTCCAAAGGGAAGCCATAAAAAGGCAGGCGCATGTCAACTTCAATACTGAAAAACACGCAGAAAGCTACATTAACGTATACAAAAAGTTACAGGAAAATCATCACCGTAACCCATAAAAACAGCCGAATTCGGATACTATGAAAATATTAGTTACAGGTTCCAGTGGTCTTATAGGCAGCGAAGTAGTCAGCTATTTTGCCGCGCTCGACAATAACATGATCGGCATTGACAATAATATGCGCGCCGATTTTTTCGGGGCAGGAGGTGATACAAGATGGAACCAGCAGCGATTGCTGAACCAGTTTAAAAACTTCAGGCATTTCGAAATCGATATCCGCGACAGGCAGCAGGTTTTGCAGTTTATCGAAAAACACAAACCCGATGTCATTGTACACACTGCGGCCCAGCCCAGCCATGACCTTGCCGCTTCCAGGCCCTTTGACGATTTTGATGTAAATGCTACCGGAACGCTGAACCTGCTGGAAGCCTGCCGTCGTTTTACACCGGAATCTCCTTTCATTCATTTGTCAACCAACAAGGTATATGGTGATGCGCCAAACAACATCAGACTGAAGGAACTTGAATTGCGTTGGGAATATGATGACGCGGCTTTCAGCAATGGGATCAGCGAAAATTTCACCATTGATCAAAGCAAGCATTCCCTTTTTGGCGCATCAAAACTTTCCGGCGATGTGATGGTGCAGGAATACGGAAGGTATTTCGGGATGAATACCACCTGCCTTCGCGGGGGCTGCCTAACCGGGCCAAACCATTCCGGTGTGGAGCTTCACGGTTTTCTGAGCTACCTGATAAAGACCAACCTCGAAGAAAAAGTATACAAGGTCTTCGGATATAAAGGGAAACAGGTCCGGGACAATATCCATTCTTATGATGTGGCTTCCTTTATTGAACAGTTCATAAAAAAACCGCGATCGGGTGAAGTGTATAATATAGGCGGAGGCAAATCAAATTCCATTTCGATTCTGGAAGCTTTCAGCCTGATCTCGTCAATATCCGGTAAAGAAATGAAATATGAATATGTAGAAGAACACCGCTCCGGCGACCACATCTGTTACTATTCGGATTTGTCGAAAATACAAAGCCATTACCCCGATTGGAAACTAACGAAAAACCTTTCCATGGTTTTTGAAGAGATTACCGAAAACTGGCATAAAAGGTTGTGAAGAAGGTGAAAAGGATTTTAATTTTGGCCGAATACCTTCCTTCCGGAGGCTGGGGTGGTGGCGTGATCATGCGCAGCCTTACCAGAAACCCGCCTGAAGGGATTAAATTCCTCTGGACACTTCCGTCAGCAAAAAAAATAAATGAAGAAAGCTACAACGGAATTGATATTCTTGATTTCAGGGCCGGTTTTTTCAGAGGCCGTGCATTTTCAGATTATTTACTTCACATGGAGTCGGTATTGTTTGCATGGCGTTTCCGTAAGTTCCTTCAACAGCATGAAGTAGACAAATTGTGGGCCGTCGTCCCGACATCCTATCCACAATGCTACCGCCTGTCGGTGTTAATGCAATACGTCAATATTCCAATCCATGTTTCTGTCCATGATGATCCGGTTGTCGAAACCGCTCCGTCGAAAAAACAAAAAGCCAGGCATATTTTAGGCACGATTTTAAAAAAAGCGGCTTCCATTGATGTTATTTCCTCACGGATGAAAATGGAATATGAACAACAGTTTGATGTCAAACCATTTGTCATTACACGCACCATTCCCGAAGATTTTCCGAAAAATGAAGCAATGCAAGACGCAAAAATCAACATACTTATGGGCGGATATGGCAATGCTGCTGCGCCATGGCCCATGCCTTTGATTGATTCAGTCGCACAATTGAATGATATAAACGAGGCGAACCTGGTGCTTTTTGATCCCAAATTAAAGAAGTTTGAATCTGATACTGTAAAAGTATTCGACCATATTAACGAAACGGAATTCAATACCATCCTTAAAACCACTACACTCGGATATGCCTGTGACGACCTTGATGCGGAACGGCTGCATTTTGCCCAGATGTCATTGCCTACCAAAGTCATTACCTATATCGGCGCGCGGATCCCTTTTTTGTACCACGGCCCGGCAGACTCTACAGTAGGCGATTTGCTGAAGCAATACAAGGCAGGCGTTGTGGTGTCTTCAAATGATCCGGACGAATTGTACTCCGGATTTATGGAACTGCTGGCACATTACAACGACTATCAGCAACAATGTGATTTGGCTGTTGAGGATTGTTTTTCGGAAAAGAAAATACTCAAAAATATCCATGAAACTTTGTTGAAATGATACCTAATGCAACCAGGGCATTTGCTTTAAATTATAATATATTTGTTTGAAGGCTTTCAGTTTAAGCTTTCTCTGTTTTTGCATCCCATGCTGATAAAAGATTATAAATTATTTAAACCCACCGGTTGAATTCGATCAGGAAAATATTAATTGTAACAGACTCCATTGATATTGAGGACAGTAGCGGCTCCAAGGCGAATGTGGCATTGATCCATAACCTCGCCGCTGCCGGTTACGATATTGAAGTTTACCATTACACTTTAAGGGAGATTTCGCTTAAAGATGTGAAAACACATGCGATTAAAGAAATAAAATACAGCCCGTTGTATTTCTTAAGCCGCATCCAGCGTGTGCTGAGCCGCAGGTTCAACATTGAAATGTCGCATTTCCTGCAAGGTATTTTCGGATTTTCCTTTACTTTTTTTAATGATGCCCATAGTATTGTAAAAGCACTTAAAAACAATAAATTTGACCCTGATCTGGTCATGACACTTAGCAAAGGTTCGAGTTTCAGGCCGCATTATGCACTGTTGGAATTACCCGGATTCCATAACAAATGGATGGCTTACGTGCATGATCCTTTCCCATTTCACTTTTACCCAAGGCCCTACAATTGGATTGAAAGCAGTTACAGGCAAAAAGAAAATTTCTTCAGGGAAGTTTCTGAAAAAGCCAGGTATAGCGCTTTCCCAAGCCTGTTGCTCATGGAGTGGATGGGCAGTTATTTCGAGAATTTCCTGAAGACCGGAATCCTCATTCCCCATCAAAATGCCGATTATGAGGTTAAAGATATTGCGTTCCCGCATTATTTTGACGAAACAAAATTCAATTTATTACACGCAGGCAACTTAATGAAGCAACGGTCTCCGGAAGGATTGCTGAAGGGTTTTGTGAAGTTTCTTGAAAACAATCCGGACGTCCGACCCGATTCACGCTTATTGCTGATAGGCGCTGCCGATTATCATCTGGAAATGCTGGAAAATTATAAGAAATTTGAGCCGGAGATTTATTTAAAAACGTCAGGACTTGCTTTTGACACGGTATTTAACCTGCAAAAGAATGCAGATGTCAATATCATTTTAGAATCAAAATCCGAAATCAGCCCCTTTCTCCCGGCGAAGTTCCCGCACTGTGTTTCTGCAAACAAAATCATACTGTCCCTTGCACCATATTACAGCGAAACAAGGCGTCTATTGGGACATGATTACCCCTTCTGGTCTGAAGCCGATGATGTGGAAAAGATTGCCGGGCTCATAGAAAAGCTTTATATGGCCTGGAAGTATGACAAGCAAAACCTGTTGCTTAACAGGAATGACCTTAAGGAATATTTGTCCGCAGATTATCTGAGGACGGCAATTGAAAAACTCCGGTAATAGCGATGGGCCAACCAGTTTTTGCAATCTTGATTTCTACCAAAAACAGACGCGACGAGCTCGCCGTTACACTGCAACGCCTTTCTGGAATAGTAAATCGGGATACCGAAGTAGTGGTTTATGATGACGGTTCAGATGATGGGACATTCGAATATGTCAAAACGAATTTTCCATCGGTATTGCTGCTAAGGAATGAAAAGTCTCAAGGCTATTTATACTGCAGAAACAAAATGTTGAATAATACGCTTGCGGAATTTGCCATTTCATTAGACGATGATGCGAATATCCTTTCCGATTATCCGCTTGAAGAAATAAAGAATTATTTTTTCGATCATCCGAAATGCGGGCTTATCGCGATGCGGATATTCTGGGGAAGCACCGAGCCGGTTTTTAAAACATCAGATGAAAAGCCGGAAAGAGTGAAGGGTTTTGTTGGCTGTGGCCACGCCTGGCGTATGGAGAGCTGGAACAAGATCCCTGATTATCCCGAATGGTTTGTGTTTTACGGAGAGGAAGACTTCGCGGCATATGAGCTTTTCAGAAAAAACATGGAAGTGCATTACCTTCCTGCAGTTCTGGTACACCACAGGGTTGACGTCAGGGGAAGGAAAATCCAGAAAGATTATACACGCCGCCTCCGTCATTCTTTGAGGTCGGGCTGGTATTTGTTTTTTTTGTTTTATCCGTTAAAAAAGATCCCGGGCATTTTTACATATTC
This genomic stretch from Flavobacterium pallidum harbors:
- a CDS encoding glycosyltransferase, which codes for MRPKVSCHIITYNQKDYISKCIDSVLMQERDFSIEIVIGDDNSSDGTREILLHYQKQYPDLIRLNLRERRGGGIPGKENFLTTLTMCTGEYIALCDGDDYWSDPAKLRKQVAFLDTNPDYVLHSGNAIYLAENNPEADGRKLHDESSDQTVYFEDFLSKNNLITCTVMFRNIPLQYPEIFMNLTFGDWFTYVMLLKESGLRAYKSAQVLSTYRLLQNSVMTSLSQANYFKKHILQIKAIHQYTGRPLAPKEKEKLNDYYYSCFKVLMEEKKISTAILSLADNIKTVRFSFPYRQYAGYLKLRLFSKSPLT
- a CDS encoding glycosyltransferase; the encoded protein is MKVVHICTNYKGGAGKAAFRMHNALLAANIDSVFMSFGEKPLTDINGNHTILLNPHHTLWTRLVSKIRKKSGWYHPFEKQLRSLRHELEYTMVSLPVKGISLNHIKEIKEADIIHLHAVQNLIDYGRFFKNLKKPLAWTLHDINPIAGMFHLRTDEAHNRLKAGILDEEVRRYKSGILRDLQNAAIVAPSQWLCDEVEKRNVFGSISLYEIPNAVPEIYFRRQDRTRLKQQYKLNQSHTHILYVVSDFADKNKGLDLLINALQSIDTSDICLLLVGSGDRAVFETFRFFDFGYINDDEEMANIYNLADIFVLPSRDENLPNVLLESLACGTPVVSFPVGGMQQYIKNGINGETAEEISGSALAKALTKAVQNIHLFQREAIKRQAHVNFNTEKHAESYINVYKKLQENHHRNP
- a CDS encoding NAD-dependent epimerase/dehydratase family protein, yielding MKILVTGSSGLIGSEVVSYFAALDNNMIGIDNNMRADFFGAGGDTRWNQQRLLNQFKNFRHFEIDIRDRQQVLQFIEKHKPDVIVHTAAQPSHDLAASRPFDDFDVNATGTLNLLEACRRFTPESPFIHLSTNKVYGDAPNNIRLKELELRWEYDDAAFSNGISENFTIDQSKHSLFGASKLSGDVMVQEYGRYFGMNTTCLRGGCLTGPNHSGVELHGFLSYLIKTNLEEKVYKVFGYKGKQVRDNIHSYDVASFIEQFIKKPRSGEVYNIGGGKSNSISILEAFSLISSISGKEMKYEYVEEHRSGDHICYYSDLSKIQSHYPDWKLTKNLSMVFEEITENWHKRL
- a CDS encoding glycosyltransferase family protein, encoding MKRILILAEYLPSGGWGGGVIMRSLTRNPPEGIKFLWTLPSAKKINEESYNGIDILDFRAGFFRGRAFSDYLLHMESVLFAWRFRKFLQQHEVDKLWAVVPTSYPQCYRLSVLMQYVNIPIHVSVHDDPVVETAPSKKQKARHILGTILKKAASIDVISSRMKMEYEQQFDVKPFVITRTIPEDFPKNEAMQDAKINILMGGYGNAAAPWPMPLIDSVAQLNDINEANLVLFDPKLKKFESDTVKVFDHINETEFNTILKTTTLGYACDDLDAERLHFAQMSLPTKVITYIGARIPFLYHGPADSTVGDLLKQYKAGVVVSSNDPDELYSGFMELLAHYNDYQQQCDLAVEDCFSEKKILKNIHETLLK
- a CDS encoding glycosyltransferase family protein — protein: MNSIRKILIVTDSIDIEDSSGSKANVALIHNLAAAGYDIEVYHYTLREISLKDVKTHAIKEIKYSPLYFLSRIQRVLSRRFNIEMSHFLQGIFGFSFTFFNDAHSIVKALKNNKFDPDLVMTLSKGSSFRPHYALLELPGFHNKWMAYVHDPFPFHFYPRPYNWIESSYRQKENFFREVSEKARYSAFPSLLLMEWMGSYFENFLKTGILIPHQNADYEVKDIAFPHYFDETKFNLLHAGNLMKQRSPEGLLKGFVKFLENNPDVRPDSRLLLIGAADYHLEMLENYKKFEPEIYLKTSGLAFDTVFNLQKNADVNIILESKSEISPFLPAKFPHCVSANKIILSLAPYYSETRRLLGHDYPFWSEADDVEKIAGLIEKLYMAWKYDKQNLLLNRNDLKEYLSADYLRTAIEKLR
- a CDS encoding glycosyltransferase family 2 protein, with the protein product MGQPVFAILISTKNRRDELAVTLQRLSGIVNRDTEVVVYDDGSDDGTFEYVKTNFPSVLLLRNEKSQGYLYCRNKMLNNTLAEFAISLDDDANILSDYPLEEIKNYFFDHPKCGLIAMRIFWGSTEPVFKTSDEKPERVKGFVGCGHAWRMESWNKIPDYPEWFVFYGEEDFAAYELFRKNMEVHYLPAVLVHHRVDVRGRKIQKDYTRRLRHSLRSGWYLFFLFYPLKKIPGIFTYSIWMQLKKVFKGDFKALKALTQASIDLLLAVPRIVRQRNGLTSKEYERYRQLADTKIYWAPEMKAK